ACGTTATGATTACCTCCTATTAATCATATGATAAACTCCTATTAATCTTATGATTACCTTCTATGAACCTTATAGTAACCTATTAATCTTATGATAACCTCCTCTGAACCTTATAGTAACCTATAAATCTTATGATAACCTCCTATTAATCTCATGATTACCTTCTATGAACCTTATGATTTTCTCCTATGAATCTTATGATAGTCTTTGATAGTTTCGTgttaaagtttttgaagttgttgtttatcgttttttttttaattttgctaacAATTAgcttaagttattaaatttttattaagaaattctaatatttttttaagaaatttccAAGAAATTTCAGtaagaaaagtgtttttttaactaataatcagttatatttaaaaagtttttgaaccaACAACTTTATGTTTAAGTAGCAaatgataacaaataaaaatgtttgtaaaatatgataaaattaactcaaaatataattttggtttaaaatatcttcaattttcataactaccaataaaaatcaatttcataaaatttaatttaattcatattaattacaggaattttttgttaagaaatttcagaactttatttgtaatgaaattactaataataaataaaatataaaaataaaataaaatactaataatagtacttttagttttatgagttttatgtcaagtttaatgtaataaatcttttacatttgcataaaattatagtaataatgatCATCATCGTCATAATCATAAACATTAGCAAAATCATGATCATGACATTACtagaaattgttttgttttatttagatttgTTGAGGATGTCGgctgaactaaaaaaatattatcttaaatattATGGGAAAATTGGTGAACTTCAACCATTATCAAAAGCATCTGCAAATGTTGATCtgatacaaaaatttgttgatctATGTGTTGTTAATGCAGCAAATGCTCAAATGGATGCTGTTTTTAGTGTTGAACGAAAAGATTTTCTTGAAAAGCAAATGAATTATACACCAATTCCATATAGTGAAATATTTACAAAAGAAGAATCAGTAATATTAATATCTGGAATAGCTGGTATTGGGAAAACATGGTTGCTTAGAAAATGTTTGCTTGATTGGTCAAATGgtttaatttggaaaaatgttgAACTTGTGTTTTATTTGGAATGTAGGAGGCTTAATCaacatcaaaatatttctaatattaatgaaTTGCTAAATGTTTTCTACAAAGATATTGTTAATGACATTAACATTAGTAATCATACTGCACTGTTTATAATTGATGGattagatgaatttaaatatatgaatgAGTTATTAAATTCAAGTTTAACTTGTAAGTATCCTATTGTTAATGCTttaaaagaagttcaaaaatacaaatatgttaTTGCTGGTAGAGTTTATGCAATAGATCAGTACCAATGTCTATCCGCAAAACATAGCGATAAGTTAACCATTCAAATAATGGGGTTTAATGAAAATGgaataaataattatgtagAAAATCATgttatagaagaaaaaaaagaagttgtaaaaacaactttaaaggaGTCTCCAATTGCAAAAGCCATGGCATCTGTTCCGTTTTATTTGTCTTCGATGTGTAAAATGATAAgtgattcaaaaaatttttattcaaattcttTCTTAACAATGACAGATTTgtatggaaatatttttttatattttttacgagaacacattattaaaaacaataaattggtTTATGAGATAATGGAAGATAGTtccaacaaaaaatatattttgattatttgcaaaattgcatataaattgtttgttgaaaataaaataattttttccaaagaaGAAGTTCAAGCATTTTATAGtgacttttataaaaatgaaggtaatttttttggatttatagaAAAGATTGAAACTGATCTTGGTTGTTATTATCAATTTGCACATTTGACTGTAATGGAGTTTTGTGCATctgtatatgcatataattgTTTAAGTAGTAAAGAGATTATGGCCAATGAGAGGCTGAAGAGTTGCTTATCAATGATTTGTGGATTAGCCAATAAAAACCAAAACagtttattaaagtttcttgTTAACCTGAATGAATCTTGGTTTTCTAGTTTTAGTAAGTCATTTTAGATAAACACACTGGTGTtcaataagatataaataatatagacatttttaagttatttttaagaaattattttgttagtgcaatatatttatttatatatgtgtgtttgtgtttgTGTGTATTTGTATTAGGTAAGGTTTCAACATGCTATTTATGTTAATTCAAttcatttttcattataaaagttaagaaaCAGCTAAAATTTTGCATTCATTGACTTTTGATTTCCTTGACTTCCATGCAAAAGTTAAGAAACAATTGATTTAGTTCTTTCATTAACTTTCATGCAAGAGTTGAAAATCAACtgaattttgataaaactttttttgcaaatgattaaaatatCAACTTTTCAATAAGGTACCTTCATTAACAAAGTACTTGTTAGCATATCTGTTATTATAAAAAGGATTGCAGAGTCTTTTTTAAGacttattgtttataaaatataacatattttttgtcaaaataactttttgtcaaatttgatttttaaaattacaatataaatttatgacATGAGGAGCGCTTTTAAAATCCCTTTAACAagatagttaaatttttttttctagactttAAAAGTTTGTGATGAATCCACATAATactttgaaaaagttgtatatttacatttaaagtgaATATCTTTAAACTTTATGAGAGATTTTTAATACACAAAACACTTTTTGATAGagtaactaaatgttttttgtatttgtttataaaacatacattttattgaaattgttaaagagtatatatttttttatatttaattaagtgtgttttataaacttcaatTCAAACAGATGCTATTTACTTAATGTGTGTTTTTTTGATGATAAGTTAAGGACTGGAAAAAACCatctaataaactaaaattatgaCTAAAATTAAGTGCAGTATTTGTTTTTGTTGGGCTTGGAactgtttttagtttattaattgtGTAAGACTTGTATAAGATATACAAGTATAACATAGATTCTGTTCTGCTAAAGCCGATAGATCTAAAGAAGCTTTTTTGTTGTCTTCTATGTTCAGTactaaaaagatataaaattatttaaagtcttttaatGAAGATAAATAGgatgattaaatatttatgaatctaatatttattaattgtttagAATTGATGTCTTTGCCCCTAAAaatctttagaaatttttggGTTCTTTAGCATTTGGGGTGAAATCCCTATGGTCAAATatggtcaaaaaaaaattatttaaaagtatatcaacCTGGATCTCAAAAGAAACATACTTTCacagaagtttttaaaacaacacttgtttgtaataaaaatactaatatttatatgACTGCTgagaaatattttgttaaaattgtttttagagtatttttcacattattttatttaaattaaatttttttctgttttctaaaatctttataaaaatgccCTTCTCTTAAAACTCAGTTTGGCATTTCTATGGACAATAAAAGGAATTTTACCCCAAAATCTTATgatttgaacccaaatatctttataacttgatgtgatggtgaaaaatgagttgcatattTGAAACCCTCAGTCAACTGAACCCTCACTCCATTGCGAGTctggctatttgtcagtcgatgtagcagcacttcgttGCGAATCAGGCtctaagatagtcgatgtagctactctccgcgcatgttttacagtttaaaaataaaaataaaagcattcgtttttaaaaaataaaataaaaacattcagaatgtttttaaaaacattctgaatgtaaTTTGTAagtctttaaatcttttaatttgctGTATTGTGGTTTAATTTATTCCcgttattaaattaatgcgtTTTAACATAATCTATCCttaattttgtcattttttaccACAAGTTTGTTTCCTTAGCtgttaactatatatatatatatatatatatatatatatatatatatatatatatatatatatatatatatatatatatatatatatatatatatatataatattttttatgaaggcgggtttaatgtaattattatttgagctcacttgtttttatatttttttaggagaaacttattttcgtgcctacatttaaaaatcaattccaatttattgttcaataaacattcttggtttgcatgtgtaataacttcaaatttttcttgtaggcatagtatgcattttttggaaatattgttatatgcaagtgctgttttaaggatggaccaatttagtataaaatcatcaatattttcatcttttaattccaatatatattttgacagcatggtgtcttttgaatactttttgtttttaaaagattgctcaGGATTGGCAAAACGTTCTTTCCATTCATcctctgttatgccaatattttgtttatcaggtacattcttagaagaaacaacacatttatataccacattttttttaaaaacaacttccactcattggataattatttttttacaattaaaatttaatgtagtttttccatttaggatttcttttttgtttaacaaagcattattgttaccttctttccatatttttattttataattctttccatatttttgtgctactgtagctaactttaattgtatttcgattaaaaattttatgtaatttattaaagGGCAGGAAATGCTTatcaactaattttaaaaagtgtggCTTTTCgcaaattcaattgttttatctaaaatatctgcagttattgaggggtaaaaattattaatgtcaAATTGAATGAATGtacagtcatttttattttcgattatggagaaccaatttataacatcagtagtatttttccactgttgcaaatttaatttatttctaagttATTTCTAACttcttaattattttctattattaattttatctatatattatatatatatacatatatatataatatatatatatatatatatatatatatatatatatatatatatattatatatatatatatatatattatatatatatgtatatatatatatatatatatatatatatatatatatatatatatatatagttctaTAGTTTGTTGCATTTGGGAGTACGGAAGGAAAAAAATGATTCTTATGCCAACAAATACAtcacttttaattacttttgactTTCGTCCAACATTTGCGTGTTGTAAAAaccattaatttaattacaaattaatcattttttaaaaaaaccgcaaaaaCGCAAATTTAATTGaccagaatgtttttaaaaactttctgaatgtttttgaaaactttctgaatgtttttaaaaactttctgaatgtttttaaaaactttctgaatgtttttgaaaactttctgaatgtttttaaaaactttctgaatgtttttaaaaactttctgaatgtttttaaaaactttctgaatgtttttaaaaactttctgaatgtttttgataatataaacaatgtttttatttttaattttttttactgtaaattaTGCACGGAGTGATGCTatatcgactatcttatagcttgacTCACAAcaaagtgctgctacatcgactgacaaatagcctgactcgcaacggagtgctgctacatagactgacaaatagcctgacttgcaacagagtgttgctacatcaactatcttatagcctgactctcaagggagtgctgctacatcgactgagggtttggttggGGCAGGCAGTCTttcaagtaacaaaaaaattccagtcttgcattttaatttttactttttgtcaACAAAACTTTCTGACAACCAGTAAGGAGTTTTTGCAcctagtttaaaaaagatagggCGTTTTTGCAAGATATGGcagcagtattccatacaaggacggatttaaGATTTTTAGAGATATAGAATAGAAtcctgagtaagaaagtgacaagcATAAGGAAgtgatgcaaccttagcagatgctagttttgcaatcgatttgatatatggtttctaagaaagatcgaaagtaaaagttaatcctagaagatgaagggtagctgactcatcaagtatattactgttattaatataggaagatctaggtTATTGCGATGATGATCAGCtgaaaaatattgagttttattagaattaaagCTCACCAGCCACTGTGTTTGGTTGGTAAACTTTTCTGCTGTTGCAgaagatctttttcaagctcaaatgtcccCTCCAAGCTATCAGATAGTactggcttcttatcaagacaagaataaatggtactatcatcagcaaacaatgtcACCtcagatgtgagaatttctgggagattggtaatgtaaattaaaaggagtatagggccaaggatagaaccttgaggtatccctgaagttacaggatatgaagaagagtacTGTACATTGAGgttaacttttatactacaattagTAAGGAAGGATTCAGTAACCTTAAAGATGTTGCCAGATACatcgtaagaagaaagcttatggagatgACCAGCATGGTAAACCTTATTAAAGACTTTAGAAGTATTGAGAGCGAtaaccttaacctctccacatccatcaaatgcacaataaaacctatcgttTTTACTGTTAACAAATTAGCAGTAGTGCGAGAAGATCAAAGTCCATaatgatgatcagaaagtaagttattagattcaagatggaAGATTAGgtatttgttgattaaagacaTTAATCGAAAACATTGCTTATTATAGTAAGAAGACTAATGAGATGGTAATAAGttgagtcagatcgctctctagaatttttaaaaatctgtgcTGCTAAAAGATGCTACTTTCCAGCAGGCtagaaaacaagactcttaaaagcactttttaaatagtttttaaagtatagacaacagctctgAAAAATACTTCTTTAAGACTTTAACAGGTATGTTTTCCGGACCTTAAGCTGTAAACGAATCTAcacaggaaattactttagatttaCTTTagacagaagctggagtgacaTGAAtatcaagcaatggatcaacctgtttgttggctttatcaggtagaatgcaactagtggaaataagagataataataatgaaaacttCTTATCTTCTGAATGTTAAACATGCTACATttactatcttatagcctgctgctacaagggagtgttgctgcATTGACTATTTTATAGTCTGCTGCTACAAAGGAGTGGTGctacattaattattttattgcctGCTGCAGCAAGAAAGTGTCGCTACATCACCTGAGAGTCTGGTTGGGGCAGCCtatcagttataaaaaaaaaactttaatttttaaaaaattattttcaaacttttgtaaaatgAAACAAGCATTttgttgcattaaaaatatatattatattattcaataaaatatatatttattaaaatatatcttagGAAACTGGTTCTCTGGGAACAGAAAGATTAGTCATACTGGAATAATATGGATTTTTAGTAAGAAcgtttatattttagtaaattattaataatattcttcaaaatttttttttttttttagtttaatgattttgttttgtcattacaaaaattacacAGTTTTGTGTAGAATAAAGAATAAGCATGTGAGCAgagcaaaaaaacaatatttgccttaTCAATATGTCCTTAAGCTGTGTTTGCTTTCCTTGTTAAACAttcttataagttttaaaaaaaaaaaaactaaaatcttgtataccatttttatgttttaaaaaaaaaggctttcaTGAATTGATGTCAATTAACATTAGTTACTCAGTGGAGACATTCCATAGACTAggtattttgcaaaaataatatattatgcCTAAATACAGAATCTATGTATGTTTAATATAGTAACTAAAACAGTTAACAGATGGCTTAAACTGTAATTTGTATGAGgcaggaaaacataaagaaaagAAAGGGTTCTAAACTAATGACggaaaaaaccaattaaattttgAGCATGAAGAAGTAATAACAGTAAAACAATAGGACTTATTTAAATGCAGAGACATGCAAGATTAAGTTTTAGTTAATGGAACAAGCGGTGATAGCCTGTTAATATAGTGGCTAGGGtgctatttatagaaaagaaaaagagatgcaaccattttttttttttttttttttttgttattcacctcctcaaggccaagaaggccactacagatgaggaggttACTTAATTGttgctataaccctctctcaactctctaactccgaaacacaaaccttgacgaacaaggccgctgcgcggagaaacaagttgacaGTATGAAGAAGGCTAAAGTTTAGCTGCTTAAGCAGGTCCAATGACATTTAgcatgtttatttaaaagagaCCTTTTCTAAAAGAGAGAAGGTTTTAAAAGAACCagctaaaaaattacataaatattcTATACAGGGAATAGTAAGAGATTTAAAGAGGTAGAGTTTATGATGCTTAAAATCTTATGTTATTTCCGCATTAATTGACAACCATCAGAAACGTGCAACAAAAAGttctctaaacttttttttattctattaaactTATACTCTATGGCGAAAGATGAAATAAACCATAACAAGATTAAGATATGCATAAAAAGTAACTATTAAGTATTCTGTTTTTACAACAGGTCCAAACTTACAGTGTGATACTATATGGCAcatgtctaaaataaaaaattctaaaataacataaaaaaagatcttttaacaactttcttaaaaatttctGATGTATCagactaatttatttaaaacaattaacaataGTGTACACAATTGGTGCTATTTAGGATGAAAGTATAATACTTGGTAGACATGTTGATAaagttaaatcatttattttaaggCTCAGACAAGCCTTCAAAATCACACACATGGTCCATGAAAATTAGCACCTGTCCATAGCAAcacaattttcttaaaatttctaTGCCTATGCACAGTGGAACAGAGTGTgccaaaataccaaaaaataaatgcagCATTGCACCGTGAAAATTTGTCATAATGGTGAAGACATGATCATTAAAGGAAATATCtagacaaaaaaacattaaatattaatttaagtgTAATTATATGCAGTTATTTACAGGTTAATTTGACATGTGTTCCAAAAcgctattttgcattttttatttatcaactttCTTATGctactattgttttaaattaactttattgactttcattttaaaatatattattttagttacaatatttacaatattttttacaatatattattttagttacaatagttacaatatttttttcgctcagacttttaaaaaaaatttagcgtAAGTGTAATCATTAGTTTTTATGCATCAAAAACAGacagttttcaatatttttttgctaataacCTTTACTATTAGGTATTATACTATCAGATAAACTATCCTCCAATATCCTCCAAAACATTCGACTATGTAAATCTCATGCTAAATGTATGTAAATAGCCATGCATCATGAATATTTTGCtactttttgcaataaaaaaagttataacataaGATTGGTCTTCGGTTAATGGTCAGTTGATGAGAAATACTGAACATAGAAAAAAGATGTTTAGTACACAAAGAATGCCTACAAAATCTTTTACTactgttattatatataagttctgtaaatataaatataaaaaagttatttttatgacaaataCATGCGTTGAAAAGtagtatttttgatgtttacaCTGATAAAAGTTGTCTTgtccattaaaaatatttcgaatttttcaccaaaatctaatttttttaatatatttttttatattatataattacgtgtttattactttatttatgtattttataaatataatataaatataattattctaataaaaaaaactacgaaaataatttttgcacaAAAAACTAGATTTTGTCCCACTGTGCTATGGAGCTCTGTCCatagcaacaaattttttttttttaaatcttataaattcTACACTAACGCAGAGCTCAATATAAATGAAGCAAAAAGTGCAAAAACACTATATGGGAAAAAGTTAACTGATAAAAAGTTACAGGGCCTTAAAAGGTTATTAATACAGGGGGTAAAATTGTACAAAGTAGAGCATGCAAAAATAggttacaattatttttaaagagaatGACAATATACAAAGTTTTGcaagaattttatttgtttaaaatataaaattagtttttaaagtagtgtaatcaaatctaaataaatctactttcaaaaaattaatgtttagcAAACACAATACCGTCTATACAAGATGCTTTACAACAGCATCTCTAGAGCTGTTAACCAGGCTTTATATTGCTGGACGCTATCATTGTAAAAGAATCTATAATTGGTTAATCCATGTGAGTAGGGTTAGATTATGACAGACAATATTTACTAAACTATTTAGAAGATAATTTTGAAAGCTTCCAAAATGCGCAGTTAACTTTTAATATCTTTTGGAAACAGCAGCAGTGCGATGCACAATTTGCGATTACGTAATTACATTGTTATTACGTTTTATTATAGAGTAATGtgtacaataaatattataaaatatatataaaatataaatagtaaaatttaactttagcTAATGGCCTAATAGTATAGATATATGTGTGAGCTTGAGTCTTATTGTATTGAACatcttaagaatttttttcttaaaattaaaaagaaaacaaagaataataaaaaaatacctattGTTGTGAGAACCAAACACTCAATCAACTTCTATGTATGTACAGAAGCCCTTCCAGCCCACTAAATTAGTATCATGTCAGATTGCTGATTAAGTGCAGATAACTGAtctaaatgcttttatatttgtGTCTCcttgtatatatacatgcatgcataaaaatatacaagGAAGCGCCattatttatacacatataaataaatatatacatcaAAATAGAAGCTTTTATCCCATTATCCAATAACATTGTGCAAAGTAGACTACCAATATTCAGGTTAATactaaatattctttttgtaaatacattattttaaatattgtttaaaatttatttttacgaaaaaaagGTGAGATTTAAGCTAAATCACAGTTGTTATGGCAGTGGTCAGGTGAACTTAATTATGCAAGTAGACAAGAAGTATTTAGGTTAACACTATCTAAGTTTAAACTTACCTTTACATAAGCAGTATAACATTAGGCTGCACTAGGCCGCACATGTGATCtactttaaattacaatatCATATATAGACAAAAATTTTCAACCAAAATTTCTGAGCTCAGCTGAGTGCAGTAGGTGCTaggctttttattataaatgatatccAATCATAGATTTcgctttaaaaaacaaaagatggCGCATGAAAAACggttttaatcatttaaatcttGTTCACATCTCTTTTAAATAGCACTTTTAATGTTGTTGTGTtatgaaacatttataaacaaggATGGGAACAAATAAGGGTTTAGAGGCTAAGAACTAATAAGCCCTAAAGTCTTTTCTATTAATAATGCCCATTTTAtatcaaacacaaaaaaataacagaatatGGTTTACTAAAGAAATATGGGTTCTTTTACGAGATGTTGGTCTGGAGACTTGGTTTTAGTCTTAAAAGTCTGGAGTATTGGTCTTGGAACTTTACTCTTACATGAAGTACTTAAAAAGAATAcgtaaatatgtaaactttactttaattttttttttttttttttgtaactatg
This genomic interval from Hydra vulgaris chromosome 01, alternate assembly HydraT2T_AEP contains the following:
- the LOC124809574 gene encoding NACHT, LRR and PYD domains-containing protein 3-like isoform X2, which codes for MSAELKKYYLKYYGKIGELQPLSKASANVDLIQKFVDLCVVNAANAQMDAVFSVERKDFLEKQMNYTPIPYSEIFTKEESVILISGIAGIGKTWLLRKCLLDWSNGLIWKNVELVFYLECRRLNQHQNISNINELLNVFYKDIVNDINISNHTALFIIDGLDEFKYMNELLNSSLTCKYPIVNALKEVQKYKYVIAGRVYAIDQYQCLSAKHSDKLTIQIMGFNENGINNYVENHVIEEKKEVVKTTLKESPIAKAMASVPFYLSSMCKMISDSKNFYSNSFLTMTDLYGNIFLYFLREHIIKNNKLVYEIMEDSSNKKYILIICKIAYKLFVENKIIFSKEEVQAFYSDFYKNEGNFFGFIEKIETDLGCYYQFAHLTVMEFCASVYAYNCLSSKEIMANERLKSCLSMICGLANKNQNSLLKFLVNLNESWFSSFRNWFSGNRKISHTGIIWIFNRLRKSNDEDYNDLFIECFYESQSSFTDEIKSIVDKHWWMMDKHLWSISIDDGKTSYLTSCENYFINHYLKSGRKLWSLYVDKNILSDEEKKLLIQCSTNVRDVDFYRPINFEGWKPKDKIEELKISISRHLITKKDFEENFLPWINLCEELELKLHNDIDFIKEVYEWIRCSNIKKFRINYRENYFSNLDELKNFTTR